A genomic segment from Propioniciclava sp. MC1595 encodes:
- a CDS encoding NUDIX domain-containing protein, translating to MTTQEPRRQEERVAADDWPARRDLHRRGFRLEGRLRQARASGDRFVDELVYGRLAGEPAGREAFTHVMNSVTPRKRLIAHALVTDEAGRVLLCETSFKADFELPGGIVEPGESPRLACEREMVEEMGASPGVGDVLVVDWLRPYKGWEDAIELVFASPVVAEADKARFVPDGVEILALHWLDPADLDTVMTPFGADRARSAVAALASARTTYTEGGLPVE from the coding sequence GTGACGACGCAGGAGCCGCGCCGGCAGGAGGAGCGCGTGGCGGCCGATGACTGGCCCGCCCGCCGCGACCTCCACCGGCGCGGCTTCCGCCTGGAGGGGCGCCTGCGGCAGGCCCGGGCGTCCGGCGACCGCTTCGTCGACGAGCTGGTGTACGGACGCCTCGCGGGCGAGCCGGCCGGCCGCGAGGCCTTCACGCACGTGATGAACTCCGTCACCCCGCGCAAGCGGCTGATCGCGCACGCCCTCGTGACCGACGAGGCCGGCCGCGTGCTGCTGTGCGAGACCTCCTTCAAGGCCGACTTCGAGCTGCCCGGCGGCATCGTGGAACCCGGCGAGTCGCCCCGGCTGGCCTGCGAGCGCGAGATGGTCGAGGAGATGGGCGCCTCCCCCGGCGTCGGCGACGTGCTGGTCGTCGACTGGCTGCGCCCCTACAAGGGCTGGGAGGACGCGATCGAGCTGGTCTTCGCCTCCCCGGTGGTGGCCGAGGCCGACAAGGCCCGGTTCGTCCCCGACGGGGTCGAGATCCTGGCCCTCCATTGGCTGGACCCGGCCGACCTCGACACCGTGATGACCCCGTTCGGCGCCGACCGGGCCCGGTCCGCGGTGGCCGCGCTGGCGTCCGCCCGGACGACCTACACCGAGGGCGGGCTGCCCGTCGAGTAG
- a CDS encoding phosphotransferase, protein MTELDRAWERHLETVRWFGGKGAGARIVRRDVLPAWTPPGVEPAVRSEVATLAYPDGHTEHYHLLVAHHPAGREASGTVLGTDEVDGEPMQVVDATTDPAALAAFVAATQPDFADHPVKVWSGEQSNTTLVLGDTDLYKLFRRVEPGPNLDAEVLLALGGGTVPAVHGRLTGAWPEGGTTDLGLVIERVVGAEDGWELATRTCTAGADFVEAAGDLGVALRAVHGRLADAFGAHVLPGDEVADTMGARLDAAVTAAPELAPHAETVRAAFEALRGRTLPVQRVHGDFHLGQTLHSPTGWTIIDFEGEPAKTAAERRAFDSVWRDVAGMVRSFDYVRSAHPEPSSPEAVAWADACRDAFLAGYGDGADADVLAAYVLDKAVYEVLYELRNRPDWVGIPLRAIQESNP, encoded by the coding sequence GTGACGGAGCTCGACCGCGCCTGGGAGCGCCACCTCGAGACGGTCCGCTGGTTCGGGGGCAAGGGCGCCGGCGCGCGCATCGTGCGCCGCGACGTCCTGCCCGCGTGGACGCCCCCGGGCGTCGAGCCGGCCGTGCGCAGCGAGGTGGCCACCCTGGCCTACCCCGACGGCCACACCGAGCACTACCACCTGCTGGTGGCCCACCACCCGGCCGGGCGCGAGGCGTCCGGCACGGTGCTGGGCACCGACGAGGTGGACGGCGAGCCGATGCAGGTCGTCGACGCCACCACCGACCCCGCGGCGCTGGCGGCGTTCGTGGCCGCGACCCAGCCCGACTTCGCCGACCACCCGGTCAAGGTGTGGTCCGGCGAGCAGTCGAACACGACGTTGGTCCTGGGCGACACCGACCTGTACAAGCTGTTCCGGCGGGTCGAGCCCGGCCCGAACCTGGACGCCGAGGTGCTGCTCGCCCTGGGCGGGGGCACGGTCCCGGCCGTGCACGGCCGGCTCACCGGGGCATGGCCCGAGGGCGGGACGACCGACCTCGGCCTGGTGATCGAGCGCGTGGTCGGCGCCGAGGACGGCTGGGAGCTGGCCACCCGCACCTGCACCGCGGGGGCCGACTTCGTCGAGGCGGCGGGCGACCTCGGCGTCGCGCTGCGCGCGGTGCACGGACGCCTCGCGGACGCGTTCGGCGCCCACGTGCTCCCCGGTGACGAGGTCGCCGACACCATGGGTGCCCGGCTCGACGCGGCGGTCACGGCCGCCCCGGAGCTGGCGCCCCACGCCGAGACCGTCCGCGCCGCGTTCGAGGCGCTGCGGGGCCGGACGCTCCCGGTGCAGCGCGTGCACGGGGACTTCCACCTCGGCCAGACCCTGCACAGCCCCACGGGCTGGACGATCATCGACTTCGAGGGCGAGCCGGCCAAGACCGCCGCCGAACGCCGCGCCTTCGACTCGGTGTGGCGGGACGTGGCCGGCATGGTGCGGTCCTTCGACTACGTGCGCAGCGCCCACCCCGAGCCGTCGTCGCCCGAGGCCGTGGCCTGGGCCGACGCGTGCCGCGACGCGTTCCTCGCCGGGTACGGCGACGGGGCAGACGCCGACGTCCTGGCCGCGTACGTCCTGGACAAGGCCGTGTATGAAGTCTTGTATGAGTTGCGCAATCGCCCCGACTGGGTCGGGATCCCCCTGCGAGCCATCCAGGAGTCCAACCCGTAG
- a CDS encoding alpha-1,4-glucan--maltose-1-phosphate maltosyltransferase, protein MTQRNVTQSKTTAATTPKKAAPATAPTRVPVDLSPTKTVVRGFGRIPVTKVSPVIEGGAYAAKATVGELVPIRARVFREGHDAVNASVIVTDPSGRETRHDMTPLEPRGLDPWEAWVRFEVEGAHTFRVEGWSDPWGTWLHNAEAKLPAGVDIELVCMEGRDLFERTAKAADEAGDPVEASILRATAQLLIPQRPAEDLLDVATGSGLAKAMRKYGPRELVSPTAEFPIFVDRRKALFASWYEFFPRSEGATYDAETDTWTSGTFDDCHQRLEEVAAMGFDVVYFPPIHPIGTAFKKGKNNSLDATEKDPGSPWAVGSPDGGHDAIHPDLGDWESFDRLVAKAKQLGIEIALDFALQASPDHPWVTDHPEWFTTRLDGTIAYAENPPKKYQDIYPINFDNDPEGIYNEVLRVLRLWMSHGVRIFRVDNPHTKPVQFWAWIFDQIRATDPDVLFFAEAFTKPEMMHALGKVGFHTSYTYFTWRVTKHELVEYMGELSRETDAFYRPNFFVNTPDINPFHLQSGNPAIFAIRAILASMLSPAWGVYSGFELFEHVPNAPGREEYLDSEKYEFRPRDYNAQPNLNMLMGTLNAIRQNHRALQQLRQVDFHTAPHEKLLAFSKVDGDSKVVVIVSLDPDNTVESEVHLDLTKLGLAPDAPLRVRDELTGATFTWGARNFVRLTPANPAHILVIV, encoded by the coding sequence GTGACGCAGCGCAACGTGACCCAGTCCAAGACCACCGCCGCCACCACGCCGAAGAAGGCGGCCCCCGCGACCGCGCCCACCCGGGTGCCGGTCGACCTCTCCCCCACGAAGACCGTCGTGCGCGGCTTCGGCCGCATCCCGGTCACCAAGGTCTCGCCCGTCATCGAGGGCGGCGCCTACGCCGCCAAGGCGACCGTCGGGGAGCTCGTCCCGATCCGGGCGCGGGTGTTCCGCGAGGGCCACGACGCCGTCAACGCGTCGGTCATCGTCACCGACCCGTCCGGCCGCGAGACCCGCCACGACATGACCCCGCTCGAGCCCCGCGGCCTCGACCCGTGGGAGGCCTGGGTCCGGTTCGAGGTCGAGGGCGCCCACACCTTCCGGGTCGAGGGTTGGTCCGACCCCTGGGGCACCTGGCTGCACAACGCCGAGGCGAAGCTGCCCGCCGGCGTCGACATCGAACTCGTCTGCATGGAGGGCCGCGACCTGTTCGAGCGCACCGCCAAGGCCGCCGACGAGGCCGGCGACCCGGTCGAGGCGTCCATCCTGCGCGCCACCGCCCAGCTGTTGATCCCGCAGCGCCCGGCCGAGGACCTGCTCGACGTGGCCACCGGCTCCGGCCTGGCCAAGGCCATGCGCAAGTACGGCCCCCGCGAGCTGGTCTCGCCCACCGCCGAGTTCCCGATCTTCGTCGACCGCCGCAAGGCGCTGTTCGCCTCCTGGTACGAGTTCTTCCCGCGCTCGGAGGGTGCCACCTACGACGCCGAGACCGACACCTGGACCTCGGGCACCTTCGACGACTGCCACCAGCGGCTCGAGGAGGTCGCCGCGATGGGCTTCGACGTCGTCTACTTCCCGCCCATCCACCCGATCGGCACCGCGTTCAAGAAGGGCAAGAACAACTCCCTCGACGCGACCGAGAAGGACCCGGGCTCGCCGTGGGCCGTCGGCAGCCCCGACGGCGGCCACGACGCGATCCACCCCGACCTGGGCGACTGGGAGAGCTTCGACCGGCTGGTGGCCAAGGCCAAGCAGCTCGGCATCGAGATCGCCCTCGACTTCGCGCTGCAGGCCAGCCCCGACCACCCGTGGGTGACCGACCACCCCGAGTGGTTCACCACCCGTCTGGACGGCACGATCGCCTACGCCGAGAACCCGCCGAAGAAGTACCAGGACATCTACCCGATCAACTTCGACAACGACCCCGAGGGCATCTACAACGAGGTCCTGCGCGTGCTGCGCCTGTGGATGAGCCACGGCGTCCGCATCTTCCGCGTGGACAACCCGCACACCAAGCCGGTGCAGTTCTGGGCCTGGATCTTCGACCAGATTCGCGCCACCGACCCCGACGTGTTGTTCTTCGCCGAAGCCTTCACCAAGCCGGAGATGATGCACGCGCTGGGCAAGGTCGGCTTCCACACCAGCTACACGTACTTCACGTGGCGCGTCACCAAGCACGAGCTCGTCGAGTACATGGGTGAGCTGTCGCGCGAGACGGACGCCTTCTACCGGCCGAACTTCTTCGTCAACACGCCCGACATCAACCCGTTCCACCTGCAGTCGGGCAACCCGGCCATCTTCGCCATCCGGGCGATCCTGGCCTCGATGCTGTCGCCGGCGTGGGGCGTGTACTCGGGCTTCGAACTGTTCGAGCACGTGCCGAACGCCCCCGGGCGCGAGGAGTACCTCGACTCCGAGAAGTACGAGTTCCGCCCGCGCGACTACAACGCCCAGCCGAACCTGAACATGCTGATGGGCACGCTGAACGCGATCCGGCAGAACCACCGCGCCCTGCAGCAGCTGCGCCAGGTCGACTTCCACACCGCGCCACACGAGAAGCTGCTGGCCTTCAGCAAGGTCGACGGCGACAGCAAGGTGGTCGTGATCGTGTCCCTCGACCCCGACAACACCGTCGAGTCCGAGGTGCACCTCGACCTCACCAAGCTGGGGCTCGCGCCCGACGCCCCGCTGCGCGTGCGCGACGAGCTCACCGGCGCCACGTTCACGTGGGGCGCCCGCAACTTCGTCCGGCTCACCCCCGCGAACCCGGCCCACATCCTGGTGATCGTGTGA
- the glgB gene encoding 1,4-alpha-glucan branching protein GlgB, protein MAHDPFGGLTGWDLEGFHNGGDTEVWRRLGSHVVTLHDDERGEVTGTRFAVWAPNAQEVRINADFNWWTGDAMHLVPGSGVWALFVEGVGDGTLYKYNILGADGVWREKVDPMAFFAEQAPANSSIVYTSQMGWGDDAWMEARKTKNMQVEPMSIYEVHLASWRKGKTYLELADELVEYVTWQGYTHVEFMPITEHPFEPSWGYQVTNYFAPQSRLGKPDELRYLIDRLHQAGIGVILDWVPGHFPKDEWALGRFDGTALYEHADPRQGEHTDWGTYIFNYGRNEVKSFLVSNALYWVQEFHFDALRIDAVASMLYLDYSREPGQWVPNEFGGNHNLEAIDFLRYVNRHLYERVPGVTMIAEESTSFGGVTQPTNLGGLGFGFKWNMGWMNDSLRYLALEPIYRQWHHHEMTFAMVYQYSENFILPISHDEVVHGKGSMINKIPQDAWRQFATLRAFYSFMWSFPGKQLLFMGQEFGQRSEFNEAVSLEWWVSDLWGHHGLQRMIKDLNELYKAHPALWKLDNDPSGFQWINADDAGRNAYSWVRRDGEGQQIAVVVNFSSEPWYDYEIGLPETGRWTEIFNSDATVYDGSGIGNFGGVDAHEGDWGGFPARATVQVPPLGAVFFRLDEPAEDAEPRRAIVEDEVDVTAPVDAADVEASE, encoded by the coding sequence ATGGCACACGATCCGTTCGGCGGATTGACCGGATGGGATCTCGAGGGGTTCCACAACGGTGGCGACACCGAGGTCTGGAGGCGGCTCGGCTCCCACGTCGTGACGCTCCACGACGACGAGCGTGGTGAGGTTACCGGCACCCGGTTCGCGGTCTGGGCGCCCAACGCGCAAGAGGTGCGCATCAACGCAGACTTCAACTGGTGGACCGGCGACGCCATGCACCTGGTCCCCGGGTCGGGCGTCTGGGCGCTGTTCGTCGAGGGCGTCGGCGACGGCACGCTGTACAAGTACAACATCCTCGGCGCCGACGGCGTGTGGCGGGAGAAGGTCGACCCGATGGCGTTCTTCGCCGAGCAGGCGCCCGCCAACAGCTCGATCGTCTACACCTCCCAGATGGGCTGGGGCGACGACGCGTGGATGGAGGCCCGCAAGACCAAGAACATGCAGGTCGAGCCCATGAGCATCTACGAGGTGCACCTCGCCAGCTGGCGCAAGGGCAAGACCTACCTCGAGCTGGCCGACGAACTCGTCGAGTACGTGACCTGGCAGGGCTACACCCATGTCGAGTTCATGCCGATCACCGAGCACCCGTTCGAGCCGAGCTGGGGCTACCAGGTCACCAACTACTTCGCGCCGCAGAGCCGCCTGGGCAAGCCCGACGAGCTGCGCTACCTGATCGACCGCCTGCACCAGGCCGGCATCGGCGTCATCCTGGACTGGGTCCCGGGGCACTTCCCCAAGGACGAGTGGGCCCTGGGTCGCTTCGATGGCACCGCCCTGTACGAGCACGCCGACCCGCGCCAGGGCGAGCACACCGACTGGGGCACCTACATCTTCAACTACGGCCGCAACGAGGTGAAGAGTTTCCTGGTTTCCAACGCCCTGTACTGGGTGCAGGAGTTCCACTTCGACGCGTTGCGCATCGACGCCGTCGCCTCGATGCTCTACCTCGACTACAGCCGCGAGCCGGGGCAGTGGGTGCCGAACGAGTTCGGCGGCAACCACAACCTCGAGGCCATCGACTTCCTGCGTTACGTGAACCGCCACCTGTACGAGCGGGTGCCCGGCGTGACGATGATCGCCGAGGAGTCGACCTCGTTCGGCGGCGTCACCCAGCCGACCAACCTCGGCGGCCTGGGCTTCGGCTTCAAGTGGAACATGGGCTGGATGAACGACTCGCTGCGCTACCTGGCGCTCGAGCCGATCTACCGCCAGTGGCACCACCACGAGATGACGTTCGCGATGGTGTACCAGTACTCCGAGAACTTCATCCTGCCGATCAGCCACGACGAGGTCGTGCACGGCAAGGGGTCGATGATCAACAAGATCCCGCAGGACGCGTGGCGCCAGTTCGCCACCCTACGCGCGTTCTACTCCTTCATGTGGTCCTTCCCGGGCAAGCAGCTGCTGTTCATGGGTCAGGAGTTCGGCCAGCGGTCGGAGTTCAACGAGGCCGTCAGCCTCGAGTGGTGGGTCAGCGACCTGTGGGGCCACCACGGCCTGCAGCGCATGATCAAGGACCTCAACGAGCTGTACAAGGCCCACCCGGCCCTGTGGAAGCTGGACAACGACCCGTCCGGGTTCCAGTGGATCAACGCCGACGACGCGGGCCGCAACGCCTACTCGTGGGTGCGCCGTGACGGCGAGGGCCAGCAGATCGCGGTCGTGGTCAACTTCAGCTCCGAGCCCTGGTACGACTACGAGATCGGCCTGCCCGAGACCGGCCGCTGGACGGAGATCTTCAACTCCGACGCGACCGTCTACGACGGCTCCGGCATCGGCAACTTCGGCGGCGTGGACGCCCACGAGGGCGACTGGGGCGGCTTCCCGGCCCGCGCGACCGTCCAGGTTCCGCCGCTGGGTGCGGTCTTCTTCCGGCTCGACGAGCCGGCCGAGGACGCCGAGCCCCGCCGCGCGATCGTCGAGGACGAGGTGGACGTGACCGCGCCGGTCGACGCCGCCGACGTCGAGGCGTCCGAGTAG